In Streptomyces sp. NBC_01439, the following are encoded in one genomic region:
- a CDS encoding DM13 domain-containing protein: MTRTRRRGRLWGGASIAAVVVVAVALYWLQPWKLWQDETVREALPAAAAPSGPGAPAAVPGAPAAPVTVARGTLISHEHATTGAVELIRLPDGSHTVRLANLDTSNGPDLRVWLADAPVKEGVAGWRVFDDGKHVSLGKLKGNKGDQNYPVPADVNVAEFTSVTIWCDRFDVSFGAAGLTAV, translated from the coding sequence GTGACACGGACGAGGCGGCGCGGACGGTTGTGGGGCGGAGCATCGATCGCGGCGGTGGTGGTGGTGGCAGTGGCGCTGTACTGGCTGCAGCCGTGGAAGCTGTGGCAGGACGAGACCGTCCGCGAGGCGCTCCCGGCCGCTGCCGCGCCGTCGGGTCCTGGCGCGCCCGCGGCCGTACCGGGTGCCCCGGCCGCCCCGGTGACCGTCGCCCGCGGGACGCTCATCAGCCACGAGCACGCCACTACCGGCGCGGTGGAACTCATCCGGCTCCCCGATGGGTCCCACACCGTGCGGCTGGCGAACCTCGACACGAGCAACGGCCCGGACCTGCGGGTGTGGCTGGCCGATGCCCCGGTGAAGGAGGGCGTGGCGGGCTGGCGCGTCTTCGACGACGGCAAGCACGTGAGCCTCGGCAAGCTCAAGGGCAACAAGGGGGACCAGAACTACCCGGTGCCCGCCGATGTGAACGTCGCCGAGTTCACCAGCGTCACCATCTGGTGCGACCGCTTCGACGTCTCCTTCGGAGCGGCGGGCCTCACCGCCGTGTGA
- a CDS encoding right-handed parallel beta-helix repeat-containing protein: MAAGLGVLAPSAAAEAGRRVHPGDSIQDAVNYARPGDIITVMPGTYYENVLITKRLTLRGFGARTVIKPPVTAVAPVAPVAPPAPGASTAPVAPGAAKAPTAATAPSGRALACSQADTGICVMGTAEQPVVGVDIRSLTVSGFKRNGIWASYTDRLSVQRVISEKNGTWGIAQERSTRGLFRDNTARDNVESGLFIANTVDREGGATDTLGAVIRRNTLTGNRIGVTVRRVRNLSVYGNTLTGNCGGIFVVGDEGEPGAGDMTIRNNRIHENNKFCKGNTRLPDIQGVGIVLTGAEQTVVRSNDIRGNVGASPLSGGILLFKSFVGATNTDNVIRDNVVRDNKPADLANQGTGTGNQFVNNRCASSVPAGMC, from the coding sequence ATGGCCGCAGGTCTCGGCGTGCTCGCGCCGTCCGCCGCCGCCGAGGCCGGACGCAGAGTGCACCCGGGCGACTCGATCCAGGACGCGGTGAACTACGCCAGGCCGGGCGACATCATCACCGTGATGCCCGGCACCTACTACGAGAACGTGCTGATCACCAAGCGGCTGACCCTGCGCGGGTTCGGTGCCCGGACGGTGATCAAGCCGCCGGTCACGGCCGTCGCGCCGGTCGCGCCCGTGGCACCGCCGGCCCCCGGCGCATCGACGGCGCCGGTGGCACCCGGAGCGGCCAAGGCGCCGACCGCGGCGACGGCGCCGTCCGGCAGGGCGCTCGCCTGCTCGCAGGCCGACACCGGAATCTGCGTCATGGGGACGGCGGAACAGCCCGTCGTCGGCGTGGACATCCGGTCGCTGACCGTCTCGGGCTTCAAGCGCAACGGCATCTGGGCCTCCTACACCGACCGGCTGAGCGTCCAGCGGGTGATCTCCGAGAAGAACGGCACCTGGGGCATCGCCCAAGAGCGCTCCACCCGCGGGCTCTTCCGCGACAACACCGCCCGCGACAACGTCGAGTCGGGCCTCTTCATCGCCAACACCGTCGATCGGGAGGGCGGCGCCACCGACACCCTGGGCGCCGTGATCCGCCGGAACACGCTGACCGGCAACCGGATCGGCGTGACCGTCCGGCGCGTGCGGAACCTCTCCGTCTACGGCAACACCCTCACCGGCAACTGCGGCGGCATCTTCGTCGTCGGCGACGAGGGCGAGCCCGGCGCCGGGGACATGACCATCCGCAACAACCGGATCCACGAGAACAACAAGTTCTGCAAGGGCAACACCCGCCTCCCCGACATCCAGGGCGTCGGCATCGTCCTCACCGGCGCCGAGCAGACGGTCGTGCGTTCGAACGACATCCGCGGCAACGTCGGAGCCTCCCCGCTGTCCGGCGGAATCCTGCTGTTCAAGAGCTTCGTGGGCGCGACGAACACCGACAACGTCATCCGGGACAACGTGGTGCGGGACAACAAGCCGGCGGACCTGGCCAACCAGGGGACCGGAACGGGCAACCAGTTCGTCAACAACCGGTGCGCATCTTCCGTACCGGCCGGGATGTGCTGA
- a CDS encoding methyltransferase, whose product MTTVSPTPTPIPSPQHTPQPAMRLRELVFGAACAAAVRAAARLAVADALGESPASAAELATAVGSEPLPLQRLLRALSCYGIFAETEDGQFVHTEMSRLLREDDPHSLRYIALWCTEPWTWQAWPRLDDAVRSGDSVFQELYGKGFFDYLHQDAHESAHVFNRAMTTSSMQSALDVAELLDLTGISVVADIGGGQGHVLASLLEKHPTVRGVLLDLPGVAAKADPRLREDGPLAARADIVPGDCREAIPVDADMYIIKNILEWDDDSTRRTLRNVVEAARPGSRVVIIENLVDDTPSMKFTTAMDLLLLLNVGGAKHTKASLTARMEDAGLVIGEIRPVNAYLHAFECTVPG is encoded by the coding sequence ATGACCACGGTAAGTCCCACTCCGACACCGATCCCGTCCCCCCAGCACACCCCCCAGCCGGCCATGCGCCTGCGCGAGCTCGTCTTCGGAGCGGCCTGCGCCGCCGCCGTACGGGCCGCGGCCCGCCTCGCGGTGGCCGACGCCCTCGGGGAGTCGCCCGCCTCCGCCGCCGAACTCGCCACCGCGGTCGGCTCCGAGCCGCTGCCCCTGCAACGCCTGCTCCGCGCCCTGTCCTGCTACGGGATCTTCGCGGAGACGGAGGACGGGCAGTTCGTCCACACCGAGATGTCGCGACTGCTGCGCGAGGACGACCCGCACAGCCTGCGCTACATCGCCCTGTGGTGCACGGAGCCCTGGACCTGGCAGGCCTGGCCGCGGCTCGACGACGCCGTCCGGTCCGGCGACAGCGTCTTCCAGGAGCTGTACGGCAAGGGGTTCTTCGACTACCTGCACCAGGACGCGCACGAGTCGGCCCACGTGTTCAACCGGGCCATGACCACCTCCAGCATGCAGTCGGCGCTGGACGTGGCGGAGCTCCTCGACCTCACCGGGATCTCGGTCGTCGCGGACATCGGCGGCGGTCAGGGACACGTGCTGGCGAGCCTGCTGGAGAAGCACCCGACGGTACGGGGCGTCCTGCTCGACCTGCCGGGCGTGGCGGCGAAGGCGGATCCGCGGCTGCGGGAGGACGGTCCGCTCGCCGCACGGGCCGACATCGTCCCCGGGGACTGCCGTGAGGCCATCCCGGTCGACGCCGACATGTACATCATCAAGAACATCCTGGAGTGGGACGACGACAGCACCCGCAGGACCCTGCGCAACGTCGTCGAGGCGGCCCGTCCCGGATCCCGGGTCGTCATCATCGAGAACCTGGTCGACGACACCCCGTCGATGAAGTTCACCACGGCCATGGACCTGCTGCTGCTGCTCAACGTCGGCGGCGCGAAGCACACCAAGGCCAGCCTCACCGCCCGCATGGAGGACGCCGGACTGGTGATCGGCGAGATCCGGCCGGTCAACGCCTACCTGCACGCCTTCGAGTGCACCGTGCCCGGGTGA
- a CDS encoding acyl carrier protein: protein MTARLTMEELAALMKKGAGVTVDPADMASRPDSGFDEWGLDSLGLLGIVGELENRHSRPLPADADRCKSPREFLDLVNSALAA from the coding sequence ATGACCGCTCGACTGACCATGGAAGAACTGGCCGCCCTGATGAAGAAGGGTGCCGGCGTCACCGTCGACCCCGCGGACATGGCGAGCCGCCCCGACTCGGGCTTCGACGAGTGGGGGCTCGACTCCCTGGGACTCCTCGGCATCGTCGGTGAGCTGGAGAACCGGCACAGCCGGCCGCTGCCCGCCGACGCGGACCGCTGCAAGTCGCCGCGCGAGTTCCTCGACCTCGTCAACAGCGCCCTGGCGGCCTGA
- a CDS encoding SchA/CurD-like domain-containing protein yields the protein MTTLSERISQSAFDGSRLRVVLLLDLYDGAQNQFLEVYEHLQEQVSSVPGHISDELCQSIENPSQWLITSEWESAPRFLAWVNSEEHVASVQPLHGCVRDTRSLRFSVLREVGKGPGAGSPSPTGPPSAPAPSPDTADRARGSLQVAPRRGDGVVRHALTFTVKPGSEQVVAELLAGYTSPQAQVDESTRLRRTSLFMHGNRVVRAVEVEGDLLAALRHVSQQPEVRALEEAINPYLEQDRDLSDPGSARMFFTRAALPAVHHVAASGRESADVRRHALFYPAKDGCGMALARLLAGQDEAAVDDPTSPIEGSTVFQRDDIVVRLLDLRGPLDARPALALGVEGGHKAAVLARLLDSAKDGVPTTDQEISRFLARSEMRLITDRRAPAQA from the coding sequence ATGACAACCTTGTCGGAACGGATATCCCAGTCCGCCTTCGACGGCTCGAGACTTCGGGTCGTTCTGCTGCTGGATCTGTACGACGGTGCGCAGAATCAGTTCCTGGAGGTGTACGAACATCTCCAGGAACAGGTGTCCTCCGTCCCCGGACACATCAGCGACGAGTTGTGCCAGTCGATCGAGAATCCGTCGCAGTGGCTCATCACCAGCGAATGGGAGAGCGCACCGCGGTTCTTGGCCTGGGTCAACAGCGAGGAACACGTCGCATCGGTGCAGCCGCTCCACGGCTGCGTACGGGACACCCGCTCGCTGCGCTTCAGCGTGCTGCGGGAGGTCGGCAAGGGGCCGGGCGCCGGCTCCCCCTCCCCCACCGGCCCGCCCTCCGCCCCCGCCCCTTCGCCGGACACCGCGGACCGGGCCCGGGGCAGCCTCCAGGTCGCTCCGCGGCGCGGTGACGGCGTGGTCCGCCACGCACTCACCTTCACCGTGAAGCCCGGCAGCGAGCAGGTGGTGGCGGAGCTCCTGGCCGGGTACACGTCCCCCCAGGCCCAGGTCGACGAGAGCACCCGGCTGCGCCGCACCTCGCTGTTCATGCACGGCAACCGCGTCGTCCGGGCGGTCGAGGTCGAGGGCGACCTGCTCGCGGCCCTGCGCCACGTGTCCCAGCAGCCCGAGGTACGGGCGCTGGAGGAGGCCATCAACCCGTACCTGGAGCAGGACCGGGATCTCAGCGACCCCGGGTCGGCCCGGATGTTCTTCACCCGTGCGGCGCTGCCGGCGGTGCACCATGTGGCGGCCAGCGGCCGCGAGAGCGCGGACGTCAGGCGGCACGCCCTCTTCTACCCCGCGAAGGACGGGTGCGGCATGGCGCTGGCCCGGCTGCTCGCCGGGCAGGACGAGGCCGCCGTGGACGATCCGACGAGCCCCATCGAGGGCAGCACCGTCTTCCAGCGCGACGACATCGTCGTGCGCCTCCTCGACCTGCGCGGTCCGCTCGACGCGCGGCCCGCACTGGCCCTCGGCGTCGAGGGCGGCCACAAGGCGGCCGTGCTCGCCCGGCTGCTCGACAGCGCCAAGGACGGCGTCCCCACCACCGACCAGGAGATCTCACGCTTCCTCGCGCGCTCTGAAATGCGCCTGATCACCGACCGGCGTGCGCCGGCCCAAGCCTGA
- a CDS encoding FAD-dependent oxidoreductase gives MKENVDHHVPVLIVGGSLVGLCTSLFLGRHGIRHMVVEKHAGTSMHPRGRGINVRTMELFRVARVEDQIREAASVLADNHGIMQGGSLTGDDQEWLFEEIDPGGALARFSPAAWCLCSQNDIEPVLMSVTPSLGADLRFSTELLSFDQDPGGVTAIVKNRETGEHSTVRADYLVAADGPRSPVREALRIGQSGSGDLFHNVSITFRSQMLAHVVGDRRFIVCYLTKPDADGALLPVDNGERWVFHAPWHPDRGETLEDFTDERCVEHIRRAVGAPDLDVEVTGKAPWHAAERVAERYAVGRVFLAGDSAHEMSPTGAFGSNTGIQDAHNIAWKLAAVLDGSAGPGLLQTYEAERLPVARATSERASARSAEHSHPGYEPDAEPTSTPASGSASVPGIGGGGRQGGVLSVAMGYRYNRGAVLGADPDQSVVPERMRLCGDPGSRAPHMWLCGPGDPEPKSTVDLYERSFVLLCSEDAPWRAAGRSVAELLGVPLDVYAIGTGPEADLIPANGADWTEVHGTTAQGAILVRPDGFVAWRSAQAVADPAAVLHEVLTTLLDRS, from the coding sequence ATGAAGGAAAACGTCGACCACCACGTCCCGGTCCTCATCGTGGGCGGCTCGCTGGTGGGTCTGTGCACCTCGCTCTTCCTCGGCCGGCATGGCATCAGACACATGGTGGTCGAGAAGCACGCGGGTACCTCGATGCACCCCCGCGGACGCGGTATCAACGTACGGACGATGGAACTGTTCCGGGTCGCCCGCGTCGAGGACCAGATCCGCGAGGCCGCCTCGGTCCTGGCGGACAACCACGGCATCATGCAGGGCGGCTCGCTGACCGGTGACGACCAGGAGTGGCTCTTCGAGGAAATCGATCCGGGCGGCGCGCTCGCGCGCTTCAGTCCGGCGGCATGGTGTCTGTGCAGCCAGAACGACATCGAGCCGGTCCTGATGTCCGTGACCCCCTCACTCGGGGCTGACCTGCGGTTCTCCACCGAACTCCTCTCCTTCGACCAGGACCCGGGCGGGGTCACCGCGATCGTGAAGAACCGGGAGACCGGGGAGCACAGCACGGTGCGCGCGGACTACCTCGTCGCCGCCGACGGGCCGCGCAGCCCCGTGCGGGAGGCGCTCCGGATCGGTCAGAGCGGCTCCGGAGACCTGTTCCACAACGTGAGCATCACCTTCCGGTCGCAGATGCTGGCCCACGTGGTCGGCGACCGGCGCTTCATCGTGTGCTACCTGACCAAGCCCGATGCCGACGGGGCCCTGCTGCCGGTCGACAACGGCGAGCGGTGGGTCTTCCACGCGCCCTGGCACCCGGACCGGGGCGAGACGTTGGAGGACTTCACCGACGAGCGCTGCGTGGAACACATCCGCCGGGCCGTCGGCGCCCCCGACCTGGACGTCGAGGTCACCGGGAAGGCCCCGTGGCACGCCGCCGAGCGGGTCGCCGAGCGGTACGCGGTCGGCCGGGTCTTCCTGGCCGGCGACTCCGCCCACGAGATGTCCCCCACCGGGGCGTTCGGCTCGAACACCGGCATCCAGGACGCCCACAACATCGCCTGGAAGCTCGCCGCGGTGCTGGACGGTTCGGCCGGGCCGGGGCTGCTACAGACCTACGAGGCCGAGCGGTTGCCGGTGGCCCGGGCGACGAGCGAGCGCGCCTCGGCGCGTTCGGCGGAGCACAGCCACCCGGGGTACGAGCCCGACGCCGAGCCCACGTCCACGCCGGCCTCCGGGTCCGCGTCCGTGCCCGGCATCGGCGGCGGCGGTCGACAGGGCGGGGTCCTCTCCGTGGCCATGGGCTACCGCTACAACCGGGGCGCGGTGCTGGGGGCCGACCCGGACCAGTCCGTCGTGCCCGAACGGATGCGGCTCTGCGGCGATCCGGGCAGTCGCGCACCGCACATGTGGCTCTGCGGTCCGGGGGACCCGGAGCCGAAGTCCACCGTGGACCTCTACGAGCGTTCCTTCGTCCTGCTGTGTTCCGAGGACGCGCCGTGGCGTGCCGCGGGGCGGTCCGTCGCCGAACTGCTGGGCGTTCCCCTGGACGTGTACGCGATCGGTACCGGCCCCGAGGCCGATCTGATCCCGGCGAACGGCGCCGACTGGACCGAGGTGCACGGCACGACGGCGCAGGGCGCGATCCTGGTCCGCCCGGACGGCTTCGTGGCCTGGCGTTCGGCGCAGGCGGTGGCGGATCCGGCAGCGGTCCTCCACGAGGTCCTGACCACGCTGCTGGACCGCTCCTGA